In a genomic window of Infirmifilum sp. NZ:
- a CDS encoding AAA family ATPase gives MYKNLAASKGEVRVALVSLKPKGQKGEFTRGVLAIGRVFPPQDLKGNIRWEYWPESGENDKSDENKYWDYKFFIRVEQVAAGLYETLEKLEELRPEDFKSSSPLLSGVFSKWGPSIIPLVPGNLTQGSLAEIEESVFNQIMFLARRFGFRNVVPSPTGVWDPKPVEEELIHRNVVIPSGIVKECISALASGKHLLLWGVPGTGKTTLARAIAEAYGFDIVEKTATAEWSRVDVVGGPVFVGGRVKWRCGALLEAVAKDYSRLERGKESGTILLIDEINRANLERAFGEFLTIFSGSDPNEWFIPGSILEEIQEYREDGAIDSCGEYLLKKWEENGGNRLEVPRGFRVIATMNTYDRRYLFTLGYAFLRRFAVVEVQNPEVGELEKILARYSSHGEIVKGVMELYNKIREGTRNEFEIGTALLADLVKFAESVYGGNPKEAVDRAFKAIIIPQLEGLPSAHLRAIREVLEDGDYGSSLGAFKRLYPEALEQ, from the coding sequence ATGTACAAAAACCTCGCCGCTTCAAAGGGAGAAGTTCGGGTTGCTCTTGTATCCTTAAAGCCTAAGGGTCAGAAGGGGGAGTTTACAAGGGGGGTTCTGGCCATTGGGAGAGTGTTTCCTCCTCAAGACCTAAAGGGTAATATTAGATGGGAATACTGGCCTGAGAGTGGTGAGAATGATAAGAGTGACGAGAATAAATACTGGGACTACAAGTTTTTCATCAGAGTGGAGCAGGTTGCAGCCGGGCTTTACGAGACCCTAGAGAAGCTTGAGGAACTCAGGCCTGAAGATTTCAAGTCTTCTTCGCCGCTTTTATCGGGAGTATTCTCGAAGTGGGGTCCAAGCATTATACCTCTAGTTCCGGGTAATTTAACGCAGGGCTCACTAGCCGAAATAGAAGAAAGCGTATTTAATCAAATAATGTTTTTGGCACGTCGCTTTGGGTTCCGCAACGTTGTTCCCTCTCCAACAGGGGTGTGGGATCCTAAGCCTGTTGAGGAGGAGCTAATACACCGTAATGTGGTGATTCCTAGCGGTATCGTTAAAGAGTGCATTTCCGCCTTAGCCTCTGGAAAGCACCTGTTGCTGTGGGGTGTACCGGGCACCGGTAAGACTACGCTGGCTCGGGCGATAGCTGAAGCTTATGGCTTTGACATTGTCGAGAAAACGGCTACGGCCGAGTGGTCTAGGGTAGATGTTGTGGGGGGGCCGGTTTTCGTCGGTGGTAGGGTTAAGTGGAGGTGCGGAGCACTGCTCGAGGCGGTCGCAAAGGACTACAGTAGGTTGGAGAGGGGCAAAGAGTCGGGCACCATCTTGCTGATAGACGAGATAAACAGGGCGAACCTGGAGAGAGCTTTCGGAGAATTCCTAACGATTTTCAGCGGCTCAGATCCTAATGAGTGGTTTATACCGGGCTCAATTCTAGAGGAAATCCAGGAGTACAGGGAAGACGGGGCCATCGATTCATGCGGAGAATACCTCCTTAAGAAGTGGGAGGAGAACGGAGGGAATCGGCTCGAGGTTCCGAGGGGCTTCAGGGTTATCGCCACTATGAACACCTACGACAGGAGATACCTTTTCACGCTGGGCTACGCTTTCCTCAGGCGTTTCGCGGTGGTCGAGGTTCAGAACCCCGAGGTGGGAGAGCTGGAGAAAATTTTAGCCAGGTATAGCTCTCACGGAGAAATCGTGAAGGGGGTTATGGAGTTGTATAACAAGATAAGAGAAGGAACAAGGAATGAGTTCGAAATCGGCACTGCACTTCTCGCGGATCTCGTGAAATTCGCCGAAAGCGTTTACGGCGGAAACCCCAAGGAGGCTGTTGACAGGGCGTTTAAGGCTATTATCATCCCCCAGCTGGAGGGGCTTCCCTCAGCTCACTTGAGGGCAATAAGAGAGGTTTTGGAAGATGGGGATTATGGATCGTCCCTCGGGGCTTTCAAGCGACTGTACCCCGAAGCCCTCGAGCAGTGA